Part of the Aquabacterium sp. NJ1 genome, CGAACGCGCCGCCCGCGAGCTGGCTGAGCGTGAAGCGGCTGCGGCCACCAAGTCGCCCGCCAAGATTGCTGCGGAAGATGCCGCCGAGCGTGAGGCTGCTGTAGCCCGCCGCGCAGCTGCGCAAGAAGCAGCACGTGCCGAGGCCGCTGCCTTGACGGCTGCTGCGCAACGCGGCGCCCGAGGCGGCGTGCTCAAGGCCGCATCCGAGAAGGCTGCTGAGAAGCCCGCCGAAACCGCGCCCGTCGAAGCAGAGGCCAAGGTCGAAGCCGTCGTCAATGCTGAAGCGACGGCCGCAACGGCCAGCGCTGCGCCTGCCGCTGAAGCGCCCAAGTCCCCTGTGGTGCGTGTCGTCAAGGCTGCTGATCGCGAAGCCGAAGAAAAACAGCGCCTGTCCGACCTGGCCAATCGCCGCAAGGCCGCCGAGGCCGAGGCTGCTGCCATCCGCGCGATGATGAACGCGCCCAAGAAGGTCCTGACGGCCAAGAAGCCCGAAGAACCCAAGCCTGCCGAGGCGGTTGGCAAGGAAGGCATCAAGGGCACGATCCACAAGCCCAAGGGCGCCCCAGGCACGCCTGGCGCCGCTGCGGCTGGTGCCAAGCCTGGCGACAAGAAGTCGGTCAAGTCCGAGAAGCTGTCGTCGAGCTGGGCCAATGACGAGAAGAAGCGTGGCGGCCCCACGCCGGCAAAGGGTCGCACCGATGCCGCTGCACCTGGCCGCAACAGCTGGAAGGCCCCGGGCGGCAAGGGTGGTCGCCGTGGCGATCGCGGTGACCGTGAGAGCCAGTCCAACTTCGTGGCGCCGACCGAGCCGCAAATCATCGAGGTTCATATTCCCGAAACCATCTCTGTGGCCGACCTGGCTCACAAGATGTCGGTGAAGGCTTCCGAAGTCATCAAGCAGATGATGAAGCTGGGTCAGATGGTCACCATCAACCAGCAGCTGGACCAGGAAACCGCCATGATCCTGGTGGAAGAAATGGGCCACAAGGCGTTTGCCGCCAAGCTGGACGACCCGGATGCCTTCCTGGAAGAGGAACACGAAGACCAGGCGGCCGAGTCGCTGCCGCGTGCACCGGTCGTGACCGTGATGGGTCACGTCGACCACGGCAAGACCTCGCTGCTGGACTACATCCGTACCACGCGTGTGGCCTCGGGCGAAGCCGGCGGCATCACGCAGCACATTGGTGCCTACCACGTTGACACGCCTCGCGGCATGATCACCTTCCTCGACACCCCGGGTCACGAGGCCTTCACGGCCATGCGTGCTCGCGGTGCCAAGGCCACCGACCTGGTGATCCTGGTCGTGGCGGCCGACGACGGTGTCATGCCCCAGACGAAGGAAGCCATCCACCACGCCAAGGCGGCCGGTGTGCCCATCGTCGTGGCGATCAACAAGATCGACAAGCCGGGTGCAAACCTGGACCGCGTCAAGCAGGAACTGGTTGCCGAAGAGGTGGTGCCTGAAGAGTACGGCGGTGATTCGCCCTTCGTGCCGGTGTCGGCCAAGGTCGGTACCGGTATCGACGAACTGCTGGAGCAAGTGCTGCTGCAGGCCGAAGTGCTGGAACTGAAGGCGCCTGTTGCATCCATGGCCAAGGGCCTGGTGATCGAAGCCCGTCTGGACAAGGGCCGCGGCCCTGTGGCCACCGTGCTGGTGCAGTCCGGTACGCTCAAGCGTGGTGACGTGGTCCTGGCTGGTTCCAGCTACGGCCGTGTTCGCGCCATGCTGGACGAAAACGGCAAGAACGCTGTCGAAGCCGGCCCGTCGATCCCTGTGGAAATCCAGGGCCTGACCGAAGTGCCGGGCGCTGGCGACGAGTTCATGGTGCTGAGCGACGAACGCCGTGCCCGTGAAATCGCCACCTTCCGTCAAGGCAAGTACCGCGACGTCAAGCTGGCCAAGCAGCAGGCCGCCAAGCTCGAGAACATGTTCGAGAACATGGGCCAGGGCGAGGTGCAGACGCTGGCATTGATCATCAAGGCCGACGTGCAAGGTTCGCAGGAAGCACTGGCCACGTCGCTGCTCAAGCTGTCGACGCCCGAGGTCAAGGTCCAGATCGTGCACGCCGCCGTGGGTGGCATCAGCGAGTCGGACGTCAACCTCAGCATCGCTTCGAAGGCCGTCATCATCGGGTTCAACGTCCGTGCGGACGCTGGTGCCCGCAAGCTGGCCGAGCACAACGGTGTGGACATCCGCTACTACAACATCATCTATGACGCCGTGGATGAGGTGAAGGCAGCGATGGGCGGCATGCTGGCGCCCGAACAGCGCGAAGAGGTCATCGGCTCTGCCGAGATCCGTCAGGTGTTCATCGCCTCCAAGATCGGCACCATCGCCGGTTGTATGGTCACCAACGGTGTGGTTCGCCGCAATGCGCGTCTGCGTCTGCTGCGCGAGAACGTGGTCATCTACACAGGCGAGCTGGAAGGCCTCAAGCGCTTCAAGGACGACGTCAAGGAAGTGCGCGAAGGTTTCGAGTGTGGCCTCAACATCAAGGGCTACAACGACATCAAGGAAGGCGACGTCCTCGAGTTCTTCGAAATCAAGGAAGTGGCCCGTACGCTGTAAACAAACGCACAGGCTGCTCCCCAAGCAACCCCGCCTGAACCCAGGCGGGGTTTCTGCTTGAAGGGCAGCCGCAATGTCTGCAGCAGGAATTCACCATGCGCCATAAACGTTCTACCCCCAAC contains:
- the infB gene encoding translation initiation factor IF-2 encodes the protein MAVTTVAQFAAELNRPAATLLEQLQSAGVPKGAPEDVLTEADKERLLDHLRTAHGSAGGDRKKITLTRKSTTEIKQADASGKARTIQVEVRKKRVFVKRDENVSDEAAQAAAAQEEAELARREEEARTQAEALRVQEEQLAEARRQREEQERREKAEAEARAAAAAERAARELAEREAAAATKSPAKIAAEDAAEREAAVARRAAAQEAARAEAAALTAAAQRGARGGVLKAASEKAAEKPAETAPVEAEAKVEAVVNAEATAATASAAPAAEAPKSPVVRVVKAADREAEEKQRLSDLANRRKAAEAEAAAIRAMMNAPKKVLTAKKPEEPKPAEAVGKEGIKGTIHKPKGAPGTPGAAAAGAKPGDKKSVKSEKLSSSWANDEKKRGGPTPAKGRTDAAAPGRNSWKAPGGKGGRRGDRGDRESQSNFVAPTEPQIIEVHIPETISVADLAHKMSVKASEVIKQMMKLGQMVTINQQLDQETAMILVEEMGHKAFAAKLDDPDAFLEEEHEDQAAESLPRAPVVTVMGHVDHGKTSLLDYIRTTRVASGEAGGITQHIGAYHVDTPRGMITFLDTPGHEAFTAMRARGAKATDLVILVVAADDGVMPQTKEAIHHAKAAGVPIVVAINKIDKPGANLDRVKQELVAEEVVPEEYGGDSPFVPVSAKVGTGIDELLEQVLLQAEVLELKAPVASMAKGLVIEARLDKGRGPVATVLVQSGTLKRGDVVLAGSSYGRVRAMLDENGKNAVEAGPSIPVEIQGLTEVPGAGDEFMVLSDERRAREIATFRQGKYRDVKLAKQQAAKLENMFENMGQGEVQTLALIIKADVQGSQEALATSLLKLSTPEVKVQIVHAAVGGISESDVNLSIASKAVIIGFNVRADAGARKLAEHNGVDIRYYNIIYDAVDEVKAAMGGMLAPEQREEVIGSAEIRQVFIASKIGTIAGCMVTNGVVRRNARLRLLRENVVIYTGELEGLKRFKDDVKEVREGFECGLNIKGYNDIKEGDVLEFFEIKEVARTL